The following coding sequences lie in one Halorussus halophilus genomic window:
- a CDS encoding thioredoxin family protein has protein sequence MVMEESEEKLARDDPVPNFELQGTDGETYTLEEFADYDALLLVFTCNHCPYAQAKFDLLNDLAAEYDDAAIVGVNPNDAEEYPDDSYEAMVEWVEEGKIQYDAYLRDETQEVAEAYGATCTPDPFLLRNEGDKFTLAYHGRLDDALNPDEEASEIYIDDAIDAVLAGEDVDLEFLPSRGCSIKWK, from the coding sequence ATGGTCATGGAAGAGTCCGAGGAGAAACTCGCGCGCGACGACCCAGTACCGAACTTCGAACTGCAGGGCACCGACGGCGAGACGTACACGCTCGAAGAGTTCGCCGACTACGACGCGCTCTTGCTCGTGTTCACCTGCAACCACTGTCCCTACGCCCAAGCGAAGTTCGACCTGCTGAACGACCTCGCGGCGGAGTACGACGACGCCGCAATCGTCGGCGTCAACCCCAACGACGCCGAGGAGTACCCTGACGACTCCTACGAAGCGATGGTCGAGTGGGTCGAAGAAGGGAAAATTCAGTACGACGCGTACCTCCGCGACGAGACCCAAGAAGTCGCCGAGGCGTACGGCGCGACCTGTACGCCGGACCCGTTCCTCCTCAGAAACGAGGGCGACAAATTTACCCTGGCGTACCACGGCCGACTCGACGACGCGCTGAATCCCGACGAGGAGGCCAGCGAGATTTACATCGACGACGCCATCGACGCTGTGCTGGCAGGCGAGGACGTTGACTTGGAGTTCCTGCCGTCGCGGGGTTGCTCCATCAAGTGGAAGTAG
- a CDS encoding glutathione S-transferase family protein has translation MNMLVDGEWQVGAYESTDDDGEFDRQETSFREWVEDDLDAEFPAEAGRYHLYVSYACPWAHRTLLVRSLLGLEDAISVSVVDPYREDDGWEFTPEKEGCTEDHVNGFDYLRETYVAADDEFTGRVTVPVLWDTERETIVNNESKEIMRMFDTEFGDVASRDVSLYPEGYRDEVDDLVEAIYEPINNGVYRAGFAGTQDAYEEAVAELFDALDHYDDLLADQRYLAGDVLTEADVAMFTTLVRFDPVYHTHFKCNLRQIQQYENLWPYLKDLYQTPGVAETVNLSHIKEHYYRSHTDLNPKQIVPKGPVVDFEESHDRDGLPGGPPEAVVVEER, from the coding sequence ATGAACATGCTCGTTGACGGGGAGTGGCAAGTGGGAGCCTACGAATCGACCGACGACGACGGGGAGTTCGACCGCCAAGAGACGAGCTTTCGGGAGTGGGTGGAAGACGACCTAGACGCCGAGTTTCCGGCCGAAGCGGGCCGGTACCATCTCTACGTCTCTTACGCCTGTCCGTGGGCCCACCGGACGCTCCTCGTCCGGAGCCTGTTGGGTCTCGAAGACGCCATCTCGGTGTCCGTCGTGGACCCCTACCGCGAGGACGATGGGTGGGAGTTCACACCCGAGAAGGAGGGCTGTACCGAAGACCACGTCAACGGCTTCGACTACCTTCGGGAGACATACGTTGCAGCCGACGACGAATTCACTGGGCGCGTGACGGTGCCGGTGCTGTGGGACACAGAGCGCGAGACCATCGTCAACAACGAGTCGAAGGAGATTATGCGGATGTTCGACACTGAATTCGGCGATGTAGCGAGCAGGGACGTCTCGCTCTACCCCGAGGGCTACCGAGACGAGGTAGACGACCTCGTGGAAGCCATTTACGAGCCAATCAACAACGGCGTCTATCGAGCCGGATTCGCGGGCACTCAGGACGCCTACGAGGAAGCCGTCGCCGAACTGTTCGACGCACTCGACCACTACGACGACCTGCTGGCCGACCAGCGCTACTTGGCTGGCGACGTACTGACGGAGGCCGACGTGGCGATGTTCACCACGCTCGTTCGCTTCGACCCGGTGTACCACACACACTTCAAGTGCAATCTGCGCCAGATTCAGCAGTACGAGAACCTGTGGCCCTACCTCAAAGACCTCTACCAGACGCCCGGCGTCGCCGAGACGGTGAACCTGAGCCACATCAAGGAACACTACTACCGGAGCCACACCGACCTGAATCCGAAGCAAATCGTGCCGAAGGGTCCAGTCGTGGACTTCGAGGAGAGTCACGACCGGGACGGACTGCCGGGTGGGCCGCCGGAAGCAGTGGTCGTCGAGGAGCGATAA
- a CDS encoding right-handed parallel beta-helix repeat-containing protein codes for MDRRTQGAVILSLLIIVSVAPGVVSTSGTSIQAADPTVLDSCTVVTEPGSYVLDADIETATAGVCIEIRADDVVFDGQNNLLDGLRPPTQAGLTIGIRVTNATNVTVRNVRLAEWDDGIAFDNSSNGVVSGLVAEETGAAISATNSTNVSVGESSLRDGGVAISFDQVRGGEIADVFARNNSISGITLDQSRRVAIRNVTAIANTSFGPMFFRRRPAALGIGISDSRNVTVTGVNVTENIGGVSMTNTTDSEITDCTASRNGFGIRLVRSSDETLDGCTLTENDLGLAVVQSRRVNVTEFTVESNELGIDLFVSENVSVAESTVTDSSRVGLVVERADYNEFRDVTVEGTTAESALDGISAGILLDNATRNEFTNAAVSDNENWAVFAVQGGTNVFEQSVFGTMRFSFRLRNVALDAADAESAPENDPVESVVPLEVAATQPDSVLNVTLREPLGAANETVTSDETETPDSEGDTEAEETTTTESGPDTERETTDTSNG; via the coding sequence ATGGACAGACGGACGCAAGGCGCAGTAATTCTGTCTCTGTTGATAATTGTGTCCGTCGCGCCGGGCGTCGTCTCAACGTCGGGAACCTCGATACAAGCCGCCGACCCTACCGTGCTGGACTCCTGTACGGTCGTCACCGAACCGGGTTCTTACGTCCTCGACGCCGACATCGAAACCGCGACCGCCGGGGTCTGCATCGAGATTCGCGCCGACGACGTGGTGTTCGACGGACAGAACAATCTCCTCGATGGTCTCCGGCCCCCGACGCAAGCGGGCCTGACAATCGGGATTCGCGTCACGAACGCGACGAACGTCACCGTCCGGAACGTCCGTCTCGCCGAATGGGACGACGGAATCGCCTTCGACAACTCCTCGAACGGTGTCGTCAGCGGTCTCGTCGCCGAAGAGACCGGCGCGGCTATCTCGGCGACGAACTCGACGAACGTCTCGGTCGGCGAGTCGTCACTGCGCGACGGAGGCGTCGCCATCTCGTTCGACCAGGTCCGTGGTGGCGAAATCGCCGACGTATTCGCCCGGAACAACTCGATTTCCGGCATCACGCTCGACCAGTCTAGACGGGTCGCCATCAGAAACGTCACCGCAATCGCTAACACGAGTTTCGGCCCGATGTTCTTCCGACGACGACCGGCGGCGCTCGGTATCGGAATTTCAGACAGCCGAAACGTCACGGTCACGGGCGTGAACGTCACCGAGAACATCGGCGGCGTCTCGATGACCAACACGACCGACAGCGAGATTACCGACTGCACGGCCTCGAGAAACGGATTCGGCATTCGCCTCGTCCGGTCGAGCGACGAGACGCTCGACGGTTGCACGCTCACCGAGAACGACCTCGGACTTGCTGTCGTCCAGTCGCGTAGGGTCAACGTCACGGAGTTCACCGTCGAGTCGAACGAACTCGGTATCGACCTCTTCGTCTCGGAAAACGTCTCGGTCGCCGAGAGTACGGTGACCGATTCCTCGCGCGTCGGTCTCGTCGTCGAACGCGCCGACTACAACGAGTTTCGGGACGTGACAGTCGAGGGAACGACCGCCGAAAGCGCACTCGACGGTATCTCGGCCGGTATCTTGCTCGACAACGCCACGCGCAACGAGTTTACGAACGCGGCGGTCAGCGACAACGAGAACTGGGCGGTGTTCGCCGTCCAGGGCGGGACGAACGTCTTCGAGCAGTCAGTATTCGGGACGATGCGGTTCTCGTTTCGGCTCCGAAACGTGGCCCTCGACGCCGCGGATGCCGAATCGGCACCCGAAAACGACCCCGTCGAATCGGTCGTCCCGCTCGAAGTGGCCGCTACCCAACCGGACTCTGTCCTCAACGTGACCCTGCGAGAACCGCTCGGGGCCGCCAACGAGACTGTGACCTCCGACGAAACGGAGACGCCGGACTCCGAGGGCGATACCGAGGCCGAAGAGACCACAACGACAGAATCGGGGCCAGATACTGAACGAGAGACGACCGACACGTCCAACGGATAG
- a CDS encoding cation:proton antiporter — protein MAGEVLLEVGIALTALAIGGTLAVRANQSVIPMYILVGILVGPNVPTHLGPIPLTLVESHEFIDVLAELGIVLLLFFLGLEFNIERLVDGWNQLVGIGSVDFVVNFGVGVVLGFVFGFSPIETLFFAGIVYISSSAVITKSLIERGWIANPESEAILGTLVFEDILIAVYLALLSAVALGGGGLETAAVSVGVAFAFLGGLTLLAFYGTQYVERLFAVDSDELFLLRVLGVTTLVGGAALALGVSEAVAAFFVGTAFSTTGHTNRIERVVSPARDLFAAIFFFSIGLTTDVTVIAEVVVLLAVAVVLTTLTKLTSGTVGGRLYGLNRRRSLRVGVGLVPRGEFSLVIAALATSVGTGALGSTIPAFAVGYVLVMSILGTVLMGYTDSVTAYAGGSPTD, from the coding sequence ATGGCCGGAGAGGTTCTCCTCGAAGTCGGTATCGCGCTCACTGCGCTCGCTATCGGCGGAACGCTAGCCGTCCGGGCGAATCAGTCGGTCATCCCGATGTACATCTTGGTGGGCATCTTGGTCGGTCCGAACGTCCCGACCCATCTCGGACCAATTCCGCTCACGCTGGTCGAGAGCCACGAGTTCATCGACGTACTCGCGGAACTCGGTATCGTCCTCCTCCTCTTCTTCCTCGGGTTAGAGTTCAACATCGAACGACTCGTCGATGGGTGGAACCAGCTAGTCGGCATCGGGAGCGTGGACTTCGTGGTCAACTTCGGCGTCGGCGTCGTCCTCGGCTTCGTCTTCGGCTTCTCGCCGATAGAGACGTTGTTCTTTGCGGGCATCGTCTACATCTCCTCCAGCGCGGTCATCACTAAGTCGCTCATCGAGCGTGGCTGGATTGCCAACCCCGAGAGCGAGGCTATCCTCGGGACGTTGGTGTTCGAAGACATTCTCATCGCCGTCTACCTCGCGCTCCTCTCGGCGGTGGCGCTCGGCGGCGGCGGCCTCGAAACGGCGGCGGTGTCGGTCGGGGTCGCGTTCGCGTTCCTCGGGGGACTGACCCTGCTGGCGTTCTACGGAACCCAGTACGTCGAGCGACTCTTCGCCGTGGACTCGGACGAACTGTTCTTGCTCCGCGTCCTCGGCGTCACGACTCTCGTCGGGGGTGCGGCGCTCGCGCTCGGCGTGAGCGAAGCCGTCGCGGCTTTCTTCGTCGGAACCGCGTTCAGCACCACCGGTCACACGAACCGAATCGAACGCGTGGTCTCGCCCGCCCGCGACCTGTTCGCGGCTATCTTCTTCTTCTCTATCGGTCTCACGACAGACGTGACTGTAATCGCGGAAGTCGTGGTGCTACTTGCGGTGGCAGTCGTGTTGACCACGCTGACGAAACTTACCAGTGGGACGGTCGGTGGCCGCCTCTACGGTCTCAACCGCCGTCGCTCGCTCCGAGTCGGCGTCGGACTCGTCCCGCGCGGGGAGTTCTCGCTGGTCATCGCCGCTCTCGCCACCAGCGTCGGCACGGGAGCGCTCGGTTCGACGATTCCGGCGTTCGCCGTCGGTTACGTCCTCGTGATGAGCATCCTCGGAACCGTGCTGATGGGGTATACGGACTCGGTGACTGCCTACGCTGGTGGCTCTCCGACTGATTGA
- a CDS encoding Rieske 2Fe-2S domain-containing protein, whose amino-acid sequence MDADKYPPEDGRRRFVKGIVGSAALTGIGTAGATVLNATTTIGGGTGGPTDYVGIENTDGPAPRGMPIIPITIDDDGYLKGVWPEVKQKELDNGETIRITSQQIGEVTYTGRWFQYCGVQTAEGLRPEADQDNFLRSKPGLYEWQSDHEQGQKLHVDDFGDYEEWTNGIGTAGTGKPAQTTWRSQSENGEDVQEMPVQVLRSPKVSDLPENSDHESFLRAATESDFVAWLDKCTHFCCTPGFNASQNASKFDATDAVYCQCHQSVYDPFSPVELSFNAFPRPE is encoded by the coding sequence ATGGACGCAGACAAGTACCCTCCAGAAGACGGGCGTCGTCGCTTCGTCAAGGGCATCGTCGGCTCTGCCGCCCTCACGGGCATCGGCACGGCCGGTGCGACTGTATTGAACGCCACGACCACGATTGGCGGCGGTACGGGTGGGCCAACAGACTACGTCGGAATCGAGAACACGGACGGTCCCGCTCCACGAGGGATGCCTATTATTCCGATTACTATCGACGACGACGGCTATCTGAAAGGCGTTTGGCCGGAGGTAAAGCAGAAAGAACTGGATAACGGCGAGACGATACGAATCACGAGTCAGCAAATCGGCGAAGTCACGTACACGGGCCGATGGTTCCAGTACTGCGGCGTCCAGACCGCAGAAGGACTGCGCCCCGAAGCAGACCAAGACAACTTCCTCCGGTCTAAACCTGGACTCTACGAGTGGCAATCTGACCACGAGCAGGGACAGAAGCTACACGTTGACGACTTTGGGGACTACGAAGAGTGGACCAACGGTATCGGAACGGCAGGCACAGGAAAACCAGCGCAGACGACGTGGCGCTCGCAGTCGGAGAACGGCGAAGACGTCCAAGAGATGCCGGTACAAGTATTGCGCTCGCCGAAGGTTTCCGACCTACCAGAGAACAGCGACCACGAGTCGTTCCTGCGTGCGGCGACCGAATCGGACTTCGTTGCGTGGCTCGACAAGTGTACTCATTTCTGTTGTACGCCGGGGTTCAACGCCTCGCAAAACGCGTCGAAGTTCGATGCGACCGATGCGGTGTACTGCCAGTGCCACCAGTCGGTGTACGACCCGTTTTCACCAGTCGAACTCTCGTTCAACGCGTTCCCGCGACCCGAATAG
- a CDS encoding NosD domain-containing protein: MTTRTDATLAAVLSLLLVGSLVGLSSVNSVGATTQATLIDSCITINRPGVYELQGDVANADTDTCIEIQSDDVVLDGGGHLVDGVRTTIRADLSAGVEVTGVRNVTVRNLRLSDWDDGVVYENVSDAAVEGVTASDTDFGVFVSASREVTVTDSELTDSVSGVVFEGVSSSEITDTIARGNALAGFRLDGTRDVNLSGVTAAENGGLGAAMLRPDETSAGILLENATEVRVTGATVVGNVGGISLVNATDSVVAESSATSNEFGVRFERAEDSRVVGGTYWANEVGLEVVRSPGVNVSDVTAADNVVGVSLSTGGTAVVDSSVRRNDAAGVLLADARGNLFRNVTVGATTGTPRFEITGGVVLVNASDNRFVDVTLRASENWTVYDTGGGANFFSQVRIDGESDEEDTEAFSFIIRNAAFDVTSEARADDSVGGLSFRAIATGPDSLLSLSLEQAGVNESNQTETTRVA, encoded by the coding sequence ATGACCACGCGGACAGACGCCACGCTCGCGGCCGTCCTCTCGCTACTGTTGGTCGGTTCGCTCGTCGGTCTCTCTTCTGTCAATTCGGTCGGAGCGACCACGCAGGCGACTCTAATCGATTCCTGTATCACAATCAATCGACCGGGTGTCTACGAGTTGCAAGGCGACGTGGCGAACGCCGACACCGATACGTGCATCGAGATTCAGTCAGACGACGTTGTCCTCGACGGCGGTGGCCACCTCGTAGACGGCGTCCGGACGACCATCCGAGCGGACCTCTCGGCAGGCGTCGAGGTCACTGGCGTGCGCAACGTGACGGTGCGAAACCTCCGTCTCAGCGATTGGGACGACGGTGTCGTCTACGAGAACGTCTCCGACGCGGCGGTAGAAGGAGTCACGGCTTCCGACACCGACTTCGGCGTCTTCGTCAGTGCCTCGCGCGAGGTCACGGTCACCGACTCGGAACTGACCGACAGCGTCTCGGGCGTCGTCTTCGAAGGCGTCTCGTCGTCAGAAATAACCGACACGATTGCCCGCGGCAACGCGCTTGCTGGGTTCAGACTCGACGGTACGCGCGACGTGAACTTATCTGGCGTCACAGCCGCCGAAAATGGGGGTCTCGGCGCGGCGATGCTTCGCCCCGACGAAACCTCGGCGGGTATCCTACTCGAAAACGCCACCGAGGTTCGCGTTACGGGGGCCACCGTCGTCGGCAACGTCGGCGGCATCTCGCTGGTCAACGCAACCGACAGCGTCGTCGCCGAGTCGTCGGCGACGAGCAACGAGTTCGGCGTCAGATTCGAGCGCGCCGAGGACAGCAGGGTCGTGGGCGGCACCTACTGGGCAAACGAAGTCGGTCTCGAAGTCGTCCGGTCGCCCGGCGTCAACGTCTCGGACGTGACGGCGGCCGATAACGTGGTCGGAGTCAGCCTCTCGACGGGTGGCACGGCTGTCGTGGATAGCTCCGTCCGCCGCAACGACGCCGCTGGCGTCTTGCTCGCGGACGCTCGGGGCAACCTCTTCCGAAACGTCACGGTCGGCGCGACGACCGGTACCCCACGGTTCGAAATCACGGGGGGCGTCGTCCTCGTCAACGCCAGCGACAATCGATTCGTGGACGTTACGCTCCGGGCCAGCGAGAACTGGACCGTCTACGACACCGGTGGCGGCGCCAACTTTTTCTCGCAGGTACGTATCGACGGAGAGAGCGACGAGGAGGACACCGAGGCGTTTTCGTTCATCATCCGAAACGCGGCCTTCGACGTGACTTCGGAAGCGCGAGCAGACGATTCGGTCGGCGGGCTCTCGTTCCGTGCCATCGCTACCGGTCCGGATTCGCTCCTCTCGCTGTCGTTGGAACAAGCGGGTGTGAACGAGTCGAACCAAACCGAAACTACTCGTGTCGCGTAA
- a CDS encoding MFS transporter, producing the protein MALPDRWRQRHAVLALCVLAYFGVRFVEFALSLVFPAIEATLGVSPALIGLAVTASTATYAVAQLPSGALGDKFGERIVVLAALGLTGLASLLLAFAPSGAFVVLGMGLVGLVSGAYYSPATALLTARFEGTARAIGVHRLGAQLVGLTGPIVALVATQFGWRAVLAVAGAVAFAALVGFGFVVDARTPVAPDAALGDRLQPGVLGELLSHPGVAFTTAVAGFAQFADTAAFSFLPLVFENYHGFSTPLAGVLFTVYFAAVTAGQPISGWLSDRVGRDPVAVGTLLVATIGFLTLMLARSGEPLVVGVGVVLVGLGMGWGPPVQSRLVGRLDSEERGVGFGLARTAYIGFAALNGVVVGAIATVAGWGTGLVVLAVASGVPAVAVVFVRAFDLGL; encoded by the coding sequence ATGGCGCTTCCAGACCGCTGGCGACAGCGCCACGCGGTCCTCGCTCTCTGCGTCCTCGCGTACTTCGGTGTTCGATTCGTCGAGTTCGCGCTGAGTCTCGTCTTCCCGGCCATCGAAGCGACCCTCGGCGTCTCGCCAGCACTCATCGGTCTCGCCGTCACTGCGAGTACCGCCACCTACGCCGTCGCACAACTGCCGAGCGGCGCGCTCGGTGACAAGTTCGGCGAGCGTATCGTGGTTCTCGCCGCGCTCGGCCTGACCGGCCTCGCAAGTCTCCTGCTCGCGTTTGCGCCGTCCGGAGCGTTCGTCGTTCTGGGAATGGGACTCGTCGGCCTCGTCAGCGGCGCGTACTACAGTCCCGCGACCGCACTGCTCACCGCGCGCTTCGAAGGGACTGCCCGCGCCATCGGCGTCCATCGACTGGGCGCGCAACTGGTGGGTCTCACCGGTCCAATCGTCGCCCTCGTGGCCACGCAGTTCGGTTGGCGTGCGGTACTGGCAGTCGCTGGAGCAGTCGCGTTCGCCGCACTCGTCGGGTTCGGTTTCGTCGTGGACGCTCGAACGCCAGTCGCTCCCGACGCCGCACTCGGCGACAGACTCCAACCGGGCGTGCTCGGTGAACTCCTCTCGCATCCGGGCGTCGCGTTCACCACGGCCGTCGCCGGGTTCGCGCAGTTCGCCGACACCGCCGCCTTCTCGTTTCTGCCGCTCGTCTTCGAGAACTATCACGGCTTTTCGACGCCGCTGGCTGGCGTGTTGTTCACCGTCTACTTCGCGGCCGTGACGGCGGGTCAGCCGATTTCGGGGTGGCTGTCGGACAGAGTCGGCCGCGACCCGGTGGCGGTCGGAACGTTACTCGTCGCAACGATAGGCTTTCTGACGCTGATGCTCGCTCGCAGTGGCGAACCGCTCGTGGTCGGGGTCGGAGTCGTCCTCGTCGGTCTCGGCATGGGTTGGGGTCCGCCAGTGCAGTCCCGACTCGTCGGCCGCCTCGACAGCGAGGAACGGGGCGTGGGGTTCGGTCTCGCTCGGACTGCCTACATCGGTTTCGCCGCGCTGAACGGTGTCGTCGTCGGCGCGATTGCGACGGTTGCCGGATGGGGCACCGGCCTCGTCGTCCTCGCGGTGGCTTCGGGAGTTCCGGCAGTCGCAGTAGTTTTCGTTCGCGCGTTCGACCTCGGTCTCTGA
- a CDS encoding CPBP family intramembrane glutamic endopeptidase → MEHSTGDAESSGIFSLSTPNPVRDVLLVGTPIVVLGALGTLLGLSTIEGGALVNLGYVLAVFVGAILLKRQGSSWLALGLTRPASWVRTVLAGVGAGVGAAIVFVAVQALVLSALLSLGVPVTGIDQSRFNPIEGNLHLFLLMVLLAWTTIAVAEEWFYRAFLITRLTDHANVGQWLAILVAGALFGAVHFAEGPVGVLSNGAFGVLFGWIYLRSGRNMWITVVGHGLLNTLRFSLLYAGAA, encoded by the coding sequence ATGGAACACAGCACCGGCGACGCTGAATCGTCCGGAATTTTCTCCCTCTCGACCCCGAATCCCGTTCGGGACGTGCTACTCGTTGGGACGCCAATCGTCGTGCTGGGTGCGTTGGGGACCTTGCTCGGCCTCAGTACCATCGAAGGCGGGGCACTCGTGAATCTCGGGTACGTCCTCGCGGTGTTCGTCGGGGCCATTCTCCTCAAGCGGCAGGGGAGTAGTTGGCTCGCGCTCGGACTGACACGACCGGCGAGTTGGGTGCGAACGGTGCTTGCAGGCGTCGGGGCTGGAGTCGGCGCGGCTATCGTCTTCGTCGCAGTGCAGGCGCTCGTCCTATCGGCGCTCCTCTCGCTGGGGGTCCCAGTGACTGGTATCGACCAGAGCCGGTTCAACCCAATCGAAGGGAACCTCCACCTGTTCCTGCTGATGGTGCTGTTGGCGTGGACGACGATCGCCGTCGCGGAAGAGTGGTTCTACCGCGCCTTCCTGATTACGCGACTGACCGACCACGCGAACGTCGGGCAGTGGCTAGCGATTCTGGTAGCGGGTGCTCTCTTCGGTGCAGTCCACTTCGCGGAGGGGCCGGTAGGTGTTCTGAGCAACGGGGCCTTCGGGGTCCTCTTCGGGTGGATATACCTCCGAAGCGGGCGAAACATGTGGATCACCGTCGTCGGCCACGGACTGCTCAACACGCTCCGGTTCAGTTTGCTGTACGCCGGTGCCGCCTGA
- a CDS encoding hybrid sensor histidine kinase/response regulator: MEQIRVLLVDDQSVAADLAASYLERVEESISTVTEDSAEAGLSRLADESFDCVVSDYDMPDSNGLEFLDSVRELEPRLPFILFTGKGSEEIASEAISAGVTDYLQKETGTEQYEVLANRVENAVSQHRAEVEAEEANEQMRRTYRRITDAFYALDDDWQITYVNEQAEDFFDRPHEELVGKNLREAFPKTVGEDFYDAYSRALETQEPITFKTESVFQPGRWVEERVFPSEDGLSVYFRDVTERRRREQTLSALHEVTRELMQAETDREIADVVCRVSDTVLDFPGTSVRLYDEEEDALVNVALGGKIAEHVDSLPSLPVGDHPHGRAFREGETVTYDVKEDDPYNYDPLQRAMYVPMGDHGVLSVGKSEDEPFDDANVQFAEILTENARAAFDRAERERELRERERDLERQNERLEEFASVVSHDLRNPLNVARGHLELARETDREESYEKVESAHDRMAALIDDLLTLAREGQSVGETEEVALEPVAERAWENVATSDATLDVQDLGSVEADEARLCNLFENLFRNSVEHASTSSQTQSAENVEGGASADVVERDAVMVTIDSFDSGFAVADDGPGIPEDVRERVLDFGYSTADDGTGLGLAIVREIAAAHGWELSIEESETGGARFEFSTK, translated from the coding sequence ATGGAGCAGATTCGGGTGCTGTTGGTGGACGACCAATCGGTCGCCGCAGACCTCGCCGCGTCGTACTTAGAACGCGTCGAGGAGTCCATCAGTACCGTCACCGAAGACAGCGCGGAAGCGGGTCTGTCTCGACTCGCCGACGAGTCGTTCGACTGCGTGGTCAGCGACTACGACATGCCCGATTCGAACGGATTAGAGTTCCTCGACTCCGTCCGCGAACTAGAGCCGAGGCTACCGTTCATCCTCTTTACCGGCAAAGGGAGCGAGGAGATAGCGAGTGAAGCCATCTCCGCGGGCGTCACCGACTACCTCCAGAAGGAAACCGGCACCGAGCAGTACGAGGTACTCGCCAACCGTGTCGAGAACGCCGTCTCACAGCATCGCGCCGAAGTCGAAGCCGAGGAAGCGAACGAGCAGATGCGCCGAACGTACCGGCGCATCACCGACGCGTTCTACGCGCTGGACGACGACTGGCAGATAACCTACGTCAACGAGCAAGCGGAGGACTTCTTCGACCGGCCCCACGAAGAACTGGTCGGGAAGAACCTCCGCGAAGCGTTCCCAAAAACGGTCGGGGAAGACTTCTACGACGCCTACTCGCGGGCGCTCGAAACGCAGGAACCCATCACTTTCAAGACCGAATCGGTGTTCCAACCGGGTCGGTGGGTCGAAGAACGCGTCTTCCCCTCCGAAGACGGACTGTCGGTGTACTTCCGAGACGTGACCGAGCGACGACGACGCGAGCAGACGTTGAGCGCGCTCCACGAGGTGACCCGCGAGTTGATGCAGGCCGAGACTGACCGCGAGATAGCCGACGTCGTCTGCCGCGTCTCCGACACGGTACTCGACTTTCCGGGCACGAGCGTCCGACTGTACGACGAAGAAGAGGACGCACTTGTCAACGTCGCTCTCGGTGGCAAGATAGCCGAACACGTCGATTCCCTGCCGTCGCTCCCCGTCGGAGACCATCCGCACGGGCGCGCGTTCCGCGAGGGCGAGACGGTTACCTACGACGTCAAGGAGGACGACCCGTACAATTACGACCCCCTTCAACGGGCGATGTACGTTCCGATGGGCGACCACGGCGTCCTCAGCGTCGGCAAGTCAGAGGACGAACCGTTCGACGACGCGAACGTCCAGTTCGCCGAGATACTGACCGAGAACGCCCGAGCGGCCTTCGACCGCGCCGAGCGCGAGCGTGAACTCCGCGAGCGCGAGCGCGACCTCGAACGCCAGAACGAGCGACTAGAAGAGTTCGCCAGCGTCGTCAGCCACGACCTGCGCAACCCGCTGAACGTGGCGCGCGGCCACCTCGAACTCGCACGCGAGACCGACCGCGAGGAGAGCTACGAGAAAGTCGAGAGCGCCCACGACCGGATGGCGGCACTCATCGACGACCTGCTGACACTGGCGAGAGAGGGACAGAGCGTCGGCGAGACCGAGGAAGTTGCACTCGAACCGGTCGCTGAGCGCGCGTGGGAGAACGTGGCGACGAGCGACGCGACACTGGACGTGCAGGACCTCGGCTCAGTCGAAGCCGACGAAGCGCGACTTTGCAACCTCTTCGAGAACCTGTTTCGGAACAGCGTCGAACATGCTTCGACGAGCAGTCAGACCCAATCCGCAGAGAACGTCGAAGGAGGTGCCTCGGCCGACGTCGTCGAGCGCGACGCGGTGATGGTCACTATCGACAGTTTCGACTCGGGGTTCGCCGTCGCCGACGACGGACCCGGCATCCCGGAAGACGTGCGGGAACGCGTCCTCGACTTCGGCTACTCGACTGCCGACGACGGGACCGGTCTCGGACTGGCTATCGTCCGCGAGATAGCGGCCGCCCACGGTTGGGAACTCTCCATCGAGGAGAGCGAGACTGGCGGCGCGCGATTCGAGTTTTCGACGAAGTAG